The genomic region CGGCATCCAGCACCTGGCGGACGTGCCGGGCACGGGTGTCGGGATCGGTGAACAGCGCCGCCGGATCGATGTTGCCCTGCAGCGGAGTGCTGCCGCCGAGCCTGCGCGAGGCCTCGTCCAGCGGGAGCCGGTGGTCGACTCCGATGACGTCGGCCCCGGCCTCGCGCATCGCGATCAGCAACTCCGAGGTGCCGACCCCGAAGTGCACCTTCGGCTGCGGGAGGTCGGACACCAGATCGAGGACCTGCGCCGACGGGCCCTGCGCGCCGGCGCGGTACTGCTGCTCCGACAGATGCCCGGCCCAGGAGTCGAACAGCTGCAGTGCGGAGGCCCCGGCGATCGCCTGCGCCCGGAGGAATGCCCCGGTCACCGAGGCCACCCAGTCGGTGAGCAGCGTCCACGTCTCCGGGTCGCCCAGCATCATCGCCTTGGTGATCAGGTGCTCCTTGCTCGGACCGCCCTCCACCAGGTACGACGCGACGGTGAACGGAGCTCCGGCAAACCCGACGAGCGGCGTGGATCCCAGCACGGCGACGCACCGGGCGACGGCCTCGCTGATCGGGGTCAGTGCCGCGGGATCCAGCGTCGGCAGCGCCTCGATCTGGGCGCGGCTGCGCAGCGGCTCGGCCACCACCGGGCCGGTGCCCGGGACGATCTCGACGTCGATGCCTGCCAGTTTCAGCGGGACGACGATGTCGGAGAAGAACACGGCGGCGTCGACACCGTGTCGACGGACCGGCTGCAGTGTGATCTCGGACGCCATCTCCGGGTCCAGACAGGCGTCGAGCATGGCCGTACCGGCCCGCAGCGAGCGGTATTCGGGAAGGGACCTGCCTGCCTGCCGCATGAACCACACGGCCCGCTCACGGGTTCGCTCCCCCCGGAAGGCCCTGACCAGGGACGACCCGGCGGTTCGACCGTCCATCAGGGGGTGGTCGGCGGGGAGTCCGGGGGCGGCAGGGACACCTGCGGACGGGGCGGCCGGTACCGGGTCGCCGATCAGGGGTCGGACTGCCGAAGTGCTCACCGACCCATCGTGCCACCGCGCGAGGCCGACCTTCGACAAGCGGTAGAATTCGCGGGTGCTCATGGTTCTCGGCGCCGGTCACCACGAGGTGGACCTGGCTCAGCTGGAGATGTTCAGCGACTCCGCGGCGCAGTTGCGTGCCGGACTCGCCGGTGCTGTGCGCGGCCCCGAACCGG from Nakamurella sp. A5-74 harbors:
- the hemE gene encoding uroporphyrinogen decarboxylase; this encodes MDGRTAGSSLVRAFRGERTRERAVWFMRQAGRSLPEYRSLRAGTAMLDACLDPEMASEITLQPVRRHGVDAAVFFSDIVVPLKLAGIDVEIVPGTGPVVAEPLRSRAQIEALPTLDPAALTPISEAVARCVAVLGSTPLVGFAGAPFTVASYLVEGGPSKEHLITKAMMLGDPETWTLLTDWVASVTGAFLRAQAIAGASALQLFDSWAGHLSEQQYRAGAQGPSAQVLDLVSDLPQPKVHFGVGTSELLIAMREAGADVIGVDHRLPLDEASRRLGGSTPLQGNIDPAALFTDPDTRARHVRQVLDAGASAPGHVVNLGHGVPPSTDPEVLTRLVELVHSLPDPAA